A single Armatimonadia bacterium DNA region contains:
- a CDS encoding M6 family metalloprotease domain-containing protein, protein MTKPTFALAFAMALSLWGSTAAFAVPAAPTVHTLTQPSGATVQAVLRGDERGHWWQTLDGQIIAQDPRSGSWLPSSRPVTTAAASARRRTLVSPQRIPTTGTDNIAVLCVNFSDTTTTYAPTDFNTLLFSGARSMKAYYTEVSGGKFTVGPGPGGVAGWYTASNTHDYYGQNGAGGSDVHLAELVIETIKAADAAGFNFAPYDQNKDGYVDSVSVIHQGTGEEYGAAAANIWSCSWDLNSAQAFGDGTGEVTTNDGVKVNSFIIQPEHQYPSTALVTIGVYCHEYGHALGLPDFYDYGYDSSGLGNWSLMAGGSWNGNAGDLPAHMDAWCKASLGWITPNIAVHQQGVVVPQTETNPWIMKIEATGTTGSEYFLIENRQKTGFDAGLPGAGLLIYHVDDSVSGNDSQWYPGLPSISHYQVALEQADNRYDLEHYNNEGDGGDPYPGTSGNRTFDDTSNPTAALYDGTTSPLVVRNISNSGASMTLDIMDITFPLAPKTIQAVDTPNDEGGSATVTWSKSGDDGRGANDVVGYNVFRASSASGPFTKVTASMLPKGTTSYADATVTDGLSYWYKVAVQDASGNVTESKVAGPAVPRNDAPPAQVTNLVAADTPGDNGSSITLSWSGYTAPLDFARFNIYRSSASFNNITETGVTRLATITDVGLQTYVDKPTADGTRFWYAVTASDNVSDSVAPDGNENPSVLASGPVFSSPNYTFNFPVGTSMIAIGATPVSTDMATILGIPAADLLLARYDPATSSYRTYQSNPSDSFLQHALGRAYWLSLSSALSVDIAGLPTTEDTYPVSFTTGWNMVGNPYPADVSTTGLSVVVAGITDTLAGAATRNWIRDYMWAYDAFTRSYKLVSPTISFADKTLRKGRGVFIRAFSDGTLQFAKPVVSSQTSNPAAIQADWALRLAAETQNGADTDNFVGVSPQAAALNTIVGPPAQVVDLYFDGANGARTAACFADRTSQSFTASVKVVAQQAGSVTVKWPDLSGLPSDVKPVLVDLASGKRIYMRTVSGYTFDADAGSERAFSLEVNRDDAVGTLAVRSLAAHTSGLGAEVVFTLSKDATVRADVLNVAGRVVRSIALATPVSGGTTTTLAWDGRSSAGTRVPSGRYLLRITANCEDGQTVSGTTALNLNR, encoded by the coding sequence GTGACCAAACCCACCTTCGCCTTGGCCTTCGCAATGGCTCTTTCGTTGTGGGGATCAACGGCGGCCTTTGCGGTCCCTGCAGCGCCGACTGTGCACACCCTTACCCAACCCAGCGGCGCCACGGTCCAGGCCGTCCTCCGCGGCGACGAGCGCGGGCACTGGTGGCAGACCCTCGACGGACAGATCATCGCTCAGGATCCCCGGAGTGGCAGCTGGCTACCCTCCTCGCGACCCGTGACCACTGCGGCTGCCTCTGCCCGGCGGCGAACCCTGGTGTCGCCACAGCGAATTCCCACCACAGGCACCGACAACATCGCCGTCCTGTGCGTCAACTTCTCCGATACCACCACAACCTACGCACCCACTGATTTCAACACCCTTCTCTTCTCCGGTGCTCGGAGCATGAAGGCCTACTACACGGAGGTCTCGGGCGGCAAGTTCACCGTCGGCCCGGGGCCCGGCGGGGTTGCCGGCTGGTACACTGCCTCCAACACTCACGACTACTACGGCCAGAACGGCGCCGGTGGCTCCGATGTGCACCTCGCCGAACTGGTCATTGAGACCATCAAAGCAGCCGACGCTGCTGGCTTCAACTTCGCCCCCTACGACCAGAACAAGGATGGATACGTAGACAGCGTCTCCGTCATCCACCAGGGGACAGGCGAAGAGTACGGTGCTGCCGCTGCCAACATCTGGTCCTGCAGCTGGGACCTCAACTCCGCCCAGGCCTTTGGTGATGGTACCGGCGAAGTCACCACCAACGATGGCGTCAAGGTTAACAGCTTCATCATCCAGCCGGAGCACCAGTACCCCAGCACGGCCCTCGTCACCATCGGCGTCTACTGCCACGAGTACGGGCATGCCCTCGGGCTGCCCGACTTCTACGACTACGGCTACGACTCGAGCGGCCTCGGCAACTGGTCACTCATGGCTGGCGGGAGCTGGAACGGTAACGCCGGCGACCTTCCGGCGCACATGGATGCTTGGTGCAAAGCAAGCCTTGGCTGGATCACACCCAACATCGCCGTCCACCAGCAGGGCGTCGTGGTCCCCCAGACCGAGACCAACCCTTGGATCATGAAGATCGAGGCCACCGGTACCACCGGCAGCGAGTACTTCCTCATCGAGAACCGCCAGAAGACCGGCTTCGATGCGGGGCTACCCGGCGCCGGCCTGCTGATCTACCACGTTGACGACTCCGTCTCCGGCAACGACAGCCAGTGGTACCCTGGCCTGCCCTCCATCTCCCATTATCAGGTTGCTCTCGAGCAGGCTGACAACCGCTACGACCTCGAGCACTACAACAACGAGGGCGATGGCGGCGACCCCTATCCTGGCACCTCGGGCAACCGCACCTTCGACGACACCAGCAACCCGACCGCAGCCCTCTACGATGGCACGACTTCGCCCTTGGTGGTCCGCAACATCAGCAACTCCGGCGCTTCCATGACCCTCGACATCATGGACATCACCTTCCCGCTGGCGCCGAAGACCATCCAGGCCGTCGATACCCCCAACGATGAGGGCGGAAGCGCCACCGTCACCTGGTCCAAGTCCGGTGACGACGGTCGCGGAGCCAATGACGTCGTCGGCTACAACGTCTTCCGGGCCAGCTCAGCCAGCGGTCCCTTCACCAAGGTCACCGCTTCCATGCTCCCCAAGGGCACGACCTCCTACGCCGACGCTACCGTCACCGACGGTCTCTCCTATTGGTACAAGGTGGCCGTCCAGGACGCCTCTGGCAACGTTACCGAGTCCAAGGTTGCTGGCCCGGCCGTCCCACGCAACGATGCTCCGCCGGCTCAGGTGACCAATCTCGTCGCGGCCGACACTCCCGGTGACAACGGCTCCTCAATCACACTCTCCTGGAGCGGATACACGGCGCCTCTCGACTTCGCGCGCTTCAATATCTACCGCTCCTCGGCCAGCTTCAACAATATCACCGAGACCGGTGTGACCCGCCTTGCCACCATCACCGACGTGGGCCTTCAGACCTATGTCGACAAGCCCACCGCTGACGGCACGAGGTTCTGGTACGCCGTCACCGCCTCCGACAATGTCTCCGACTCCGTGGCTCCCGACGGCAACGAGAACCCGTCCGTCCTGGCGTCGGGCCCGGTCTTCTCCAGCCCCAACTACACCTTCAACTTCCCGGTCGGCACGTCGATGATCGCCATCGGTGCGACACCCGTGTCCACTGACATGGCCACCATCCTCGGGATCCCGGCGGCAGACCTCCTGCTCGCACGCTACGATCCGGCCACCAGCTCCTACCGAACCTATCAGTCCAACCCCTCCGATAGCTTCCTGCAGCACGCCCTTGGCCGCGCATACTGGCTCTCCCTGTCCAGTGCGCTCTCCGTGGACATCGCAGGACTGCCTACCACCGAGGACACCTATCCGGTGTCCTTCACCACCGGCTGGAACATGGTCGGCAACCCCTATCCTGCCGACGTCTCTACCACCGGCCTCTCTGTGGTCGTCGCCGGAATCACGGATACGCTCGCAGGTGCTGCTACCCGCAACTGGATCCGTGACTACATGTGGGCCTACGACGCCTTCACGCGCAGCTACAAGCTCGTGAGCCCCACCATCAGCTTCGCCGACAAGACCCTACGCAAGGGCCGCGGCGTATTCATCCGCGCCTTCAGCGACGGAACCCTCCAGTTCGCCAAGCCGGTCGTCTCTTCGCAGACGTCCAATCCCGCCGCTATCCAGGCTGACTGGGCTCTGCGCCTTGCCGCCGAAACCCAGAACGGCGCCGACACCGACAACTTCGTCGGCGTCAGCCCACAGGCCGCGGCTCTCAACACCATCGTGGGACCGCCGGCGCAGGTCGTCGACCTCTACTTCGACGGAGCTAACGGGGCGCGCACCGCAGCCTGCTTCGCCGACCGCACGTCCCAGAGCTTCACTGCCTCCGTCAAGGTCGTGGCTCAGCAGGCCGGGTCAGTCACCGTCAAGTGGCCCGATCTCAGCGGATTGCCTTCCGACGTCAAGCCGGTCCTCGTCGACCTCGCCTCGGGCAAGCGCATCTACATGCGCACGGTCTCCGGCTACACCTTCGATGCGGACGCCGGCTCCGAGCGTGCCTTCTCTCTCGAGGTCAATCGCGACGACGCCGTCGGTACCCTCGCCGTGCGCAGTCTGGCCGCGCACACCAGTGGCCTCGGCGCTGAAGTGGTCTTCACCCTGAGCAAGGACGCCACCGTCCGTGCCGACGTCCTCAACGTCGCTGGTCGCGTCGTCCGCTCGATTGCCCTTGCCACACCTGTCTCCGGCGGCACGACCACCACGCTCGCCTGGGATGGTCGCAGCTCGGCAGGTACACGGGTGCCCAGCGGTCGCTACCTGCTCCGCATCACTGCCAATTGCGAGGACGGGCAGACGGTCTCTGGGACAACCGCCCTCAACCTGAACAGATAG
- a CDS encoding phage portal protein: protein MSSVLAKAHVLGETARGETKQLPESPWCGLYEDGTVVEPPYDLDALAALYGSNATHKACVDAKVATVVGLGHRFVSVSAESKDEELARLEELFGSCNPEMTFTEVMRTVWADVETIGNGYLEITRDAQRQIDGFYHVPGTTVRVTGDRGGYVQIRGARRQWFRAFGSRGQGAEDASEILHFRKYTPESSYYGVPDIIAALPAIAGDKAAREYNLDFFEHNAVPRMAIIVEGGQLSEALLRQIQGFMESEVRGHGHKTLVLDVPGDGVKVRLEPLTVGMADDAAFLGYRKANRDEIMMVHRVPPSKVTVIENANLANSQDQDKTFREQVIRPEQRAIEYQMNRLIREALGIRTWEFRFREMDLGEEREHAEIARLYQEMGVWTPEEVRGHLGLKASA, encoded by the coding sequence ATGTCGAGTGTGCTGGCGAAAGCGCATGTGCTCGGAGAGACTGCACGCGGTGAGACGAAGCAGTTGCCGGAGTCACCGTGGTGCGGGCTGTATGAGGACGGCACGGTGGTCGAGCCACCCTATGACCTTGACGCCCTGGCGGCGCTCTACGGGAGCAACGCAACCCACAAGGCATGTGTGGATGCGAAGGTCGCGACCGTGGTGGGGCTCGGGCACCGGTTCGTGAGCGTGAGTGCAGAGAGTAAGGACGAGGAACTGGCACGGTTGGAGGAGCTGTTCGGGTCGTGTAACCCGGAGATGACCTTCACCGAGGTTATGCGCACCGTCTGGGCCGACGTGGAGACGATCGGCAACGGCTACCTGGAGATCACGCGGGACGCGCAGCGGCAGATCGACGGGTTCTACCACGTGCCCGGGACGACGGTTCGTGTGACGGGCGATCGAGGAGGCTACGTGCAGATCCGGGGCGCGCGGCGGCAGTGGTTCCGGGCCTTCGGCAGTCGCGGCCAGGGCGCAGAGGATGCGAGTGAGATCCTGCACTTCCGGAAGTACACACCGGAGTCGAGCTACTACGGGGTGCCGGACATCATCGCAGCGTTGCCCGCAATCGCCGGGGATAAGGCAGCGCGCGAGTACAACCTGGATTTCTTCGAGCACAACGCAGTGCCGCGGATGGCGATCATCGTCGAAGGCGGCCAACTCTCGGAGGCCCTGCTACGGCAGATCCAGGGCTTCATGGAGAGCGAGGTCCGCGGTCACGGGCACAAGACGCTGGTGCTGGACGTCCCCGGCGATGGGGTGAAGGTGCGCCTGGAACCGCTGACGGTGGGCATGGCTGATGATGCGGCGTTCCTGGGATACCGCAAGGCGAACCGGGACGAGATCATGATGGTTCACCGGGTTCCGCCGAGCAAAGTGACGGTGATTGAGAACGCCAACCTGGCGAACAGCCAGGATCAGGACAAGACCTTCCGCGAGCAGGTGATCCGGCCCGAGCAGCGGGCGATCGAGTACCAGATGAACCGTCTGATCCGCGAGGCCCTGGGAATCCGGACGTGGGAGTTCCGGTTCCGCGAGATGGACCTGGGTGAGGAGCGGGAGCATGCGGAGATCGCTCGACTGTACCAGGAGATGGGCGTCTGGACGCCCGAGGAAGTGCGCGGGCATCTGGGTCTGAAGGCATCCGCCTAG